The following coding sequences are from one Dehalococcoidia bacterium window:
- a CDS encoding AI-2E family transporter, whose amino-acid sequence MTEPDHSISPTGVANPAPSLWERWRLPGLVTIAIVGVAALLYTALGSILPLIISLILAELLFPIVSFIETHLPGYRRFPTAARLSAIAVVYLVFFALLAFFIYITFQPIVEEVRHFIENAPRLFESAKATFEQWSEEFNRQVPEDVQAQVEEWLRSAGGVVGGAALGILNKTIARVTSTISIVLGLVIVPFLLFYMLKDKEDLSNGMYSALPDRVATHTRNVLGLAHGVIGSYVRAQLISASIVGGGVFLGLFLLDVDFAITLGLIAGVLGLIPIIGAIIGAIPGILVVLATDPGKLIWVVLVYLVVQFIESNIISPRIQGRALRLHPIVIMTTLVVASDIFGLWGVLIGVPMVAIARDIFAYFYSEWSGAHSAGSSAEITDETETANAAAPAEPEVETS is encoded by the coding sequence TTGACAGAACCAGACCACAGCATATCCCCAACCGGCGTCGCGAACCCCGCACCCTCCCTGTGGGAGCGGTGGAGGCTTCCAGGACTCGTAACCATCGCCATTGTGGGCGTGGCCGCACTGCTCTATACGGCGCTCGGGTCGATTCTACCGCTGATAATCAGCCTCATCCTGGCAGAGCTGCTGTTCCCCATCGTCTCCTTCATAGAGACTCACCTGCCCGGCTACCGGCGCTTTCCCACAGCTGCAAGGCTCTCCGCCATTGCAGTCGTCTACCTGGTCTTCTTCGCGCTCTTAGCTTTCTTCATCTACATCACCTTCCAGCCGATAGTCGAAGAGGTCCGGCACTTCATAGAGAATGCCCCGCGCCTCTTCGAGAGCGCAAAGGCCACGTTCGAGCAGTGGTCTGAAGAGTTCAATCGGCAGGTACCGGAGGATGTACAGGCCCAGGTGGAGGAGTGGCTGAGGTCGGCGGGCGGCGTGGTGGGCGGCGCTGCGCTGGGCATTCTCAACAAGACGATCGCCCGGGTCACCAGCACAATCTCAATCGTGCTCGGGCTTGTAATTGTGCCGTTCCTGCTGTTCTACATGCTGAAGGACAAAGAGGACCTCTCAAATGGCATGTACTCTGCTCTTCCCGACAGAGTTGCCACCCACACGAGAAACGTGCTCGGGCTGGCACACGGGGTCATTGGCTCGTATGTCAGGGCACAGCTCATAAGCGCCTCCATTGTCGGCGGAGGCGTCTTCCTCGGGCTGTTCCTACTGGACGTGGACTTCGCAATAACCCTCGGACTTATCGCCGGAGTGCTGGGCCTCATTCCCATTATCGGAGCGATTATTGGGGCCATTCCGGGGATTCTCGTCGTACTGGCAACCGACCCGGGCAAGCTAATCTGGGTGGTGCTCGTTTACCTGGTTGTCCAGTTCATCGAGAGCAATATCATCTCCCCAAGGATCCAGGGCAGGGCTCTGAGGCTCCATCCCATCGTCATAATGACGACACTCGTCGTGGCAAGCGACATCTTCGGCCTGTGGGGGGTGCTCATCGGTGTGCCAATGGTCGCGATAGCGCGTGACATATTCGCGTACTTCTACAGCGAGTGGAGTGGAGCGCACTCGGCAGGAAGTAGCGCTGAGATCACCGACGAGACAGAAACAGCAAATGCAGCCGCTCCAGCCGAACCTGAGGTCGAGACTAGCTGA